CTGCTATTTTCATTTCTGTAACGTATTAGTTCAGCGTTATTGCTGTGTTTCCTATACTAAAAACAGGAATCTCTTTGCTTTTGTTGCTTTTTATCTATTTGTTGTTGCAAGAGCAATGAAGTGGAATATTGGCGAAGAGTGGTCTTTTATGCTTTATATCGGCAGGTATAGGCTGGGGAATAGCCTAAATCGTAGGTGTTAAGGATGAAATGCTATCTTTGCCGCCAATTGAACTTAGAAACAAAACAAAAAGTAGAAAGGACTATTATGAGCGACGAGCACAAGTGCCCCAAATGCAACTCCGAGAATACGTATCAAGACATGAACCTATGGGTTTGCCCTGATTGTTTCCATGAGTGGGATCCCTCCGAGCAGGCAGAGGCGGCAGCAGCAGAGGCACAGGCAAGCCGTGTTGTAGATTCGAATGGAAATGTTCTTAGCGATGGCGATTCCGTTACCGTAATCAAAGACCTAAAGGTGAAGGGCTCTACATCGGGTATTAAAGCTGGTACAAAAGTGAAGAACATTCACCTGGTTGATAGCAGCGATGGGCACAACATCTCGTGTAAGATTGATGGCATTGGTGCCATGTATCTGAAATCGGAGGTTGTGAAGAAAGCATAGCACTTTCGTGCGAGGGCAATTGGCCTGATAAAAATGCGCGTAGACTATTTGCCTACGCGCATTTTTTCCCCCATTACACTTTAGTAAGATAAACTCCAAGCAGTTCATTCCTATTCGTTTGGGGTTGATGGTGCTGAAAATATAGAATTGATAATCAACCTCCGTTACTTTTCATATAGCAAGAATTGTAAAGTGAAAAGCAAGAATCGGTAAATCAATTTTTTTATTGGGGAGTAGATTTGCAGCGTACTAATTATCGAATAAAATGGATTCTCAGATTTCTGTCAGGAGCATTCCTGCTACGATGGCTGGATTGATGCTTTGCCTGTTCTTGTCGGCACTTGACAACTCGATTGTTGGGACTGCAATGCCCAAAATTATTGCCGATCTACAGGGTTTGCGCCACTACTCCTTACCCTTTACCTCGTACTTGCTCTTTTCTACCGTGGTAATTCCTATTGCGGGGAAGCTCTCGGATGTATTTGGCCGAAAAATTGTTGCTCTTTGGGGTATTGGATTTTTTATGTTAACATCGGCTCTTTGTGGATTGTCGGTTAACATGCCTATGCTAGTGCTGTTTCGCGGATTACAGGGCGCGTGTGCTGGTGTTTTGGCATCGAGCGCATTTATTATTTGTGCCGAGCTGTTTCCTCCTCAGGTACGAGGCAAGTATATAGGTATGTTGGTGTCAATGCATGGTTTGGCTAGCTTGTTAGGGCCTGTGGCTGGTGGATTAATAACCGACTACTTCTCGTGGCACTGGATTTTTTACCTTAACATACCCGTTGGGCTTCTTTCCTTTCTTTTGTTGAAAAAACAGCTGCCACTAATCAAGCATCCGGGAAGCAGCAACGAGATAGATTTTAATGGCATTGCGCTGTTCTTGCTTGCCTTGTTTCCTCTCTTATTCTGCTTTACCGAAGGAGGTAAACTGTTGCCCTGGTCGTCGCCTATCACCATATCGCTAATTATTTTTTCGGGGCTTATGCTGGTTGGATTTATAAAGGTAGAGCGCTACTCGAAATCGCCGTTGCTGCCCGTTGAGATGTTGAAGAACAAAGTTTTTCGAAGAGCCTCGTTTTCGGCTGCTATGGGGTATGTTGCCTTATTTGGGCTAATTCTATATGTTCCCTTCCTGCTGCAGATCGTACAGCATAAGGGTGCTGCGTATTCGGGAATGGTAATGCTGCCAATGTCGTTGGCCATTGTGGTTGGTGGAATGAGCGGTGGCTTTATTGCCTCGAAGTGGATGCGGTTTAAGCTACAGGCAATGGTAAATTTCAGCATATCTATAGTTGGGCTTATCCCTTTACTGGTATATGGCGAAGGTATTTCGATGGGAATGCTGATTTTCGGGATTCTTCTTGTAGGACTTGGTATTGGACTTAACTTCCCTACAATGAATATGGCGCCTCAGGCATTTTTTCCTGCCGCTCAGATGGGAATACTAATCTCTAGCCTCGAATTCTTCCAGATTATGGGAGGTGTGGTGTCAACATCGGTATTGGGCGGCCTGCTTCATGTATCAACACAATGGCTTATTGCCTTATGTATTGTAGCAATGGCGTTAGGATTTATTGCTATGGCTGGTCTTAACGAAAAGGAGATACGCGATAAGTTTGCAGCCCGCTACAAGAAACCTGCCGTGGATGGAGAATGCGCCGCCGTACATAATCACCAAAAGGAGCGAAGCTTTTCTTAATATTAGGATCACGTATTACAATGTGAGCATCATCTAGATTAGAGTACGCGAAGCATATGCTCTGGGACTGATTCTAAAAATAATCTTGATTCCTAGTACGATTGTAGTGGTACCTTTTTGGATGTGCTCTTTTATTCGTACTTGTCAAACCTTTCAGGTTTCTAAAACCTGAAAGGTTTACTCTATTTGATAATAGTCAATCTAATATCTACCTATTGGAACAACTGGAATGGCAATGTCGTACGTAAGGTTGTTTTGAGCGCAATCGGACATTAGCGAAAGAGGGTAGAGCTCGATTAGCGGTTTTTCGTCGGGGAAATATCCGCTCTGGATAAGCCATTCGCCATAAAAGAAGGCGTAAGCCTCCCAAATATCCTCGCGCTTACCCTTAAAGTGGTAAACGGCATAGACCGCTTCCTGTAGATCAACCGTTTTAACATCGCCACGAGGTAGCACAACCTCCGTTGGAACCGTAATGCAG
This window of the uncultured Acetobacteroides sp. genome carries:
- a CDS encoding zinc ribbon domain-containing protein YjdM, whose product is MSDEHKCPKCNSENTYQDMNLWVCPDCFHEWDPSEQAEAAAAEAQASRVVDSNGNVLSDGDSVTVIKDLKVKGSTSGIKAGTKVKNIHLVDSSDGHNISCKIDGIGAMYLKSEVVKKA
- a CDS encoding MDR family MFS transporter; the encoded protein is MDSQISVRSIPATMAGLMLCLFLSALDNSIVGTAMPKIIADLQGLRHYSLPFTSYLLFSTVVIPIAGKLSDVFGRKIVALWGIGFFMLTSALCGLSVNMPMLVLFRGLQGACAGVLASSAFIICAELFPPQVRGKYIGMLVSMHGLASLLGPVAGGLITDYFSWHWIFYLNIPVGLLSFLLLKKQLPLIKHPGSSNEIDFNGIALFLLALFPLLFCFTEGGKLLPWSSPITISLIIFSGLMLVGFIKVERYSKSPLLPVEMLKNKVFRRASFSAAMGYVALFGLILYVPFLLQIVQHKGAAYSGMVMLPMSLAIVVGGMSGGFIASKWMRFKLQAMVNFSISIVGLIPLLVYGEGISMGMLIFGILLVGLGIGLNFPTMNMAPQAFFPAAQMGILISSLEFFQIMGGVVSTSVLGGLLHVSTQWLIALCIVAMALGFIAMAGLNEKEIRDKFAARYKKPAVDGECAAVHNHQKERSFS